A genomic segment from Armatimonadota bacterium encodes:
- a CDS encoding Fis family transcriptional regulator: protein MESYRILIAEDEPLTRMMLRARLEKIGHQVVAEAENGVQAVQAARVHEPDLIIMDIRMPELDGIEAARAIVQERPCAIVFLTAYSEQELVEAASEAGAFGYLVKPFRKEDLGPAIEIAMLRFRELQARNREVEELKEALETRKLIERAKGILMQRLGLTEEEAFKRIHFQARNQNKKMREIAESIITAADLI, encoded by the coding sequence ATGGAAAGTTACCGCATTCTGATTGCCGAGGATGAACCGCTGACCCGTATGATGCTACGGGCACGGCTGGAGAAAATCGGGCATCAGGTGGTGGCTGAGGCAGAAAACGGCGTGCAGGCAGTGCAGGCAGCTCGGGTGCATGAGCCCGATTTGATCATCATGGATATCCGTATGCCGGAGCTGGACGGCATCGAGGCAGCGCGTGCGATCGTTCAGGAACGCCCCTGCGCCATCGTGTTTCTCACCGCTTACAGCGAGCAGGAGCTGGTAGAAGCAGCCAGCGAAGCGGGCGCGTTCGGCTATCTGGTGAAGCCGTTCCGCAAGGAGGACCTGGGTCCCGCTATTGAGATTGCCATGCTCCGCTTCCGCGAGCTGCAGGCACGTAACCGCGAAGTAGAGGAACTGAAGGAAGCCCTCGAGACCCGCAAGTTGATCGAGCGTGCCAAAGGCATCCTCATGCAGCGTCTCGGGCTGACCGAAGAGGAGGCGTTCAAGCGCATCCACTTCCAGGCGCGCAACCAGAACAAGAAGATGCGCGAAATCGCCGAGAGCATCATCACGGCAGCGGATTTAATCTAA